DNA sequence from the Oxalobacteraceae sp. CFBP 8761 genome:
GGTCGACGCCCAGTTTGCAGGTGCTGGCCTGTGGGTGGTCTGAGCGCAGGCGCGCACTGAGCACACCCGCTACGTGCAGGCCCTGCTGTTGTCTGGCGGCGGCTGGACGCCGGTCTGCGCGTGCCAGCGCAGCTCCAGGCGCATCGTGTCTTCGCTGTCCACGGCGAATCCCAGGGCCTCGTACAGATGGCGCGCGGCCACATTATCCTGGCGCACCGACAGCACCACTGCGTGCCCTGCCCCCGCCGCCTGCGCCTGCAGGCGACGCAAGGCGTCGGCTGCCACACCCGTGCGGCGTGCAGAAGGCAACACCGCGATGTCCACCACCCGGATGACGCCATCGACGGCTGCAGTGACCAGGCGCCCCACCGCCACGCCATCCCGTTCCAGCACCTGACACACGGCCTGCGGATAGCTGTTGCGGTAGCCAGCCACTTGCAGCCGGTGCTGCATGGCGATCAGGCCACCGATCACCGAAGGGGCGACCGGCAACGCCAGCAAGTCGTCGCGTGTGCTCCGGTACAGGCTGGCGAAGAATGCCTCATCGGCGGCGCCGGCGTCACGGATGTGCAGCGTGAACAAGGTCATCGTGGATCGCGCTCAGTTTTGTCACGGGAAAAACCGCGGGTCATAGTTCCACCGCCTCAAGGTCGTCGCCGCAATGGCACCGGCATCCCTGTGCTGTGGATTGATCAGGACGTTATATTCGTCAGGCACGATCACCGAGGGCACCAGCAGCAGCGCCGTGGCACCTGCCGCGACCCAGGCATCACTAGCCTGCCTGGAGGCCATCCCGGACGGAACGGCATCCCACCCGCCTGGAAGTGGATCAAGAACCTGACGCACGGCCCACACGGTATCCGGAATATCGATCCGCACCAGATAGCGGTTGAAAGGCAGCCCGCCACTACTCAGGTAGTGAACAGTTTCCAGGGTCGCGAGCGCAATGCTGTCAGCAGCATAGACGATGGGCGTACCCTTGCTGTTCCAGCGCCCGCCCGTCATCTTCGCGCCGGTTCCGCGCAAGTCGTTGGCGCTGTAGGCAGGCGCCTCGACGGCGATGCGCCAGACCTGCTTCGTCAAGCGTAGGCCCCGCTCTGGCTCATCGCCAGCAACTCTGCCACCAGCTTTTGCCCCTCGAAGGTATCCATATAGCTTGCAGGCGTCTCGCCGGCCAGGGCCGGCAATGGCTTCGTCAGCCATTCCGATACCCAGCGCGCGGCATTGAAGCCGGCCGGATCGCCGGATTGCTCGACCATGGCCTGCACCATGCCGATCAGG
Encoded proteins:
- a CDS encoding GNAT family N-acetyltransferase, encoding MTLFTLHIRDAGAADEAFFASLYRSTRDDLLALPVAPSVIGGLIAMQHRLQVAGYRNSYPQAVCQVLERDGVAVGRLVTAAVDGVIRVVDIAVLPSARRTGVAADALRRLQAQAAGAGHAVVLSVRQDNVAARHLYEALGFAVDSEDTMRLELRWHAQTGVQPPPDNSRACT
- a CDS encoding RES family NAD+ phosphorylase encodes the protein MTKQVWRIAVEAPAYSANDLRGTGAKMTGGRWNSKGTPIVYAADSIALATLETVHYLSSGGLPFNRYLVRIDIPDTVWAVRQVLDPLPGGWDAVPSGMASRQASDAWVAAGATALLLVPSVIVPDEYNVLINPQHRDAGAIAATTLRRWNYDPRFFP
- a CDS encoding DUF2384 domain-containing protein, giving the protein MSKETLLSSLGLSRATISRKEKDAALLSKDESERVLGVETLIGMVQAMVEQSGDPAGFNAARWVSEWLTKPLPALAGETPASYMDTFEGQKLVAELLAMSQSGAYA